A single genomic interval of Synechococcus sp. UW179A harbors:
- the rplR gene encoding 50S ribosomal protein L18: protein MSTLSRKQQTQKRHRRLRRHLSGTAGKPRLAVFRSNSHIYAQVIDDVAQSTLCSASTIDKDLRTSLKANGNDCNASVAVGELVAKRALAKGIQQVVFDRGGNLYHGRVKALADAAREAGLQF from the coding sequence ATGTCGACCCTCTCCCGTAAACAACAGACCCAGAAGCGTCATCGACGCCTGCGTCGTCACCTCAGCGGCACCGCCGGCAAACCCCGCCTGGCCGTGTTCCGCTCCAACAGCCACATCTATGCCCAGGTCATTGATGATGTCGCTCAGAGCACACTCTGCTCAGCGTCGACCATTGACAAGGACCTGCGCACTAGCCTCAAGGCCAACGGTAATGATTGCAATGCATCGGTAGCCGTTGGTGAACTGGTGGCCAAACGCGCCCTTGCCAAGGGCATCCAACAGGTGGTCTTCGATCGCGGCGGCAACCTGTATCACGGCCGGGTGAAAGCCCTTGCCGACGCCGCCCGGGAAGCGGGCCTTCAGTTCTGA
- the rpsE gene encoding 30S ribosomal protein S5, with product MTDSNPQTNPNDVPSAADVPAAAEGQQQEQRRGGGRDRGDRRGGRRGDRRNQERDSEWQERVVQIRRVSKTVKGGKKMSFRAIVVVGNERGQVGVGVGKAGDVIGAVRKGVADGKKHLVKVPLTRHNSIPTLSNGRDGAASVLIRPAAPGTGVIAGGSIRTVLELAGIKNVLAKRLGSKTPLNNARAAMVALDSLRTHKETAKERGISLEQIYS from the coding sequence ATGACCGATTCCAACCCCCAGACCAATCCCAACGACGTGCCATCGGCGGCCGATGTTCCTGCGGCGGCAGAAGGCCAGCAACAGGAACAACGCCGTGGTGGAGGTCGCGACCGTGGTGACCGCCGTGGCGGACGCCGTGGCGACCGACGCAACCAGGAGCGTGACTCCGAATGGCAAGAGCGTGTAGTCCAGATCCGCCGCGTCTCTAAAACTGTGAAAGGCGGCAAGAAGATGAGCTTCCGGGCCATTGTGGTTGTCGGGAACGAGCGCGGTCAGGTCGGCGTCGGTGTCGGCAAGGCCGGCGACGTGATCGGCGCCGTGCGCAAGGGTGTAGCTGACGGCAAAAAGCATCTCGTCAAAGTGCCTTTGACACGTCACAACTCCATTCCGACCCTGTCCAACGGTCGCGATGGTGCAGCCAGCGTCTTAATTCGTCCTGCAGCCCCCGGTACCGGTGTCATTGCAGGCGGCTCGATTCGCACAGTTCTCGAGCTTGCTGGCATTAAAAACGTGCTCGCTAAGCGACTGGGCAGCAAAACCCCTCTAAACAACGCCCGGGCCGCCATGGTGGCTCTCGATAGTCTCCGCACTCACAAGGAGACCGCCAAGGAACGGGGGATCTCCCTCGAGCAGATCTATTCCTGA
- the rplO gene encoding 50S ribosomal protein L15: MTNLRLDSLKPNKGARRRKLRKGRGIAAGQGASCGFGMRGQKSRSGRPTRPGFEGGQMPLYRRVPKLKHFTLVNPKNFTVVNVSALNELKAGSTVNLDSLVKDGVVTSPKHPLKILGNGELKAKLTVQAAAFTTSARTKIEAAGGTCELLD, from the coding sequence ATGACTAATCTCCGACTTGATTCCCTAAAGCCCAATAAAGGCGCGCGGCGCCGCAAACTGCGCAAAGGTCGCGGCATCGCCGCTGGACAGGGTGCGAGCTGCGGTTTCGGCATGCGTGGCCAGAAATCCCGTTCCGGCCGACCGACCCGCCCCGGTTTTGAGGGCGGTCAGATGCCCCTGTACAGGCGAGTGCCCAAGCTGAAGCACTTCACATTGGTGAATCCCAAAAACTTCACCGTTGTGAACGTGTCAGCACTGAATGAGCTCAAAGCCGGCAGCACAGTCAACCTCGACTCACTCGTCAAGGATGGCGTTGTCACAAGCCCCAAGCACCCTCTGAAAATCCTCGGCAACGGGGAACTCAAGGCCAAGCTCACCGTTCAAGCTGCTGCTTTTACGACATCAGCACGAACCAAAATCGAGGCAGCCGGTGGCACCTGCGAACTGCTGGACTGA
- the secY gene encoding preprotein translocase subunit SecY, translating to MLVSRGRNPSATEVITQLVQNPELRGRVLTTLGLLMLVRLGIYIPMPGIDRVAFEQFIQQGGQLIGFLDIFTGGGISTLGIFALGILPFINASIILQLLTASLPQLEDLQKNEGEAGRRKLAQITRYVALGWGLIQSVVFAMILRPYAVEGLPVGVFVVQTALALVTGSMIVMWLSEVITERGIGQGASLVIFLNIVATLPQALGSTIEKAQTGDRNDVFGIVILVLVFLVTIVGIIFVQEGQRRLPIVSAKRQVGGGAVLPNRQSYLPLKLNAGGVMPIIFASALIFLPITIANFSQNPFLIRAATALNPGSSNPWPYALVFFSLILGFSYFYASLTFNPVDVASNLKRGGVAIPGVRPGTATANYLEGVKNRLTLLGGLFLGAVAIIPSAVERATNVQTFQGLGATSLLILVGVAIDTAKQVQTYVISQRYEGMVRQ from the coding sequence ATGCTCGTCAGTCGGGGACGAAATCCCAGCGCCACTGAAGTCATCACCCAGCTGGTTCAGAACCCTGAGCTGAGAGGCAGGGTTCTCACAACTCTGGGGCTGTTGATGCTCGTGCGTCTCGGCATCTACATCCCGATGCCAGGCATTGACCGTGTCGCTTTCGAACAGTTCATCCAACAGGGTGGACAACTGATTGGTTTCCTCGACATCTTCACTGGCGGCGGCATCTCCACCCTGGGCATCTTCGCTCTCGGGATCCTGCCATTCATCAATGCCTCGATCATCCTTCAGCTGCTCACAGCATCCCTTCCACAACTGGAGGATCTGCAGAAAAATGAGGGAGAAGCGGGTCGTCGCAAACTCGCTCAGATCACGCGCTACGTCGCACTCGGCTGGGGTCTGATTCAAAGCGTGGTCTTCGCCATGATCCTGCGCCCTTACGCAGTAGAGGGACTTCCCGTCGGTGTGTTCGTGGTGCAGACAGCACTGGCCCTGGTCACCGGATCGATGATCGTGATGTGGCTGAGTGAAGTGATCACAGAACGAGGCATCGGCCAGGGAGCCTCACTCGTGATCTTCCTGAACATTGTGGCCACCCTGCCTCAAGCGCTCGGCTCCACCATTGAGAAAGCCCAAACCGGCGATCGCAACGATGTGTTCGGAATCGTGATCCTGGTTCTGGTGTTCCTGGTCACGATCGTGGGAATCATCTTTGTGCAGGAAGGACAACGCCGGCTTCCGATCGTCAGTGCGAAGCGTCAGGTGGGCGGCGGAGCCGTCTTGCCCAATCGCCAGAGCTACCTGCCCTTGAAGCTCAATGCCGGCGGCGTGATGCCGATCATCTTTGCCTCGGCTCTAATTTTCCTGCCGATCACGATTGCCAACTTCAGCCAGAACCCTTTTCTGATCCGAGCAGCCACTGCCCTGAATCCAGGCAGCTCGAACCCATGGCCTTATGCCTTGGTGTTCTTCTCCCTGATTCTCGGCTTCTCTTATTTCTATGCGTCCCTGACCTTTAACCCGGTGGATGTCGCCAGCAATCTCAAGCGCGGAGGGGTAGCAATCCCAGGAGTCAGGCCTGGAACAGCAACAGCGAATTACCTCGAGGGGGTTAAAAACAGACTCACTCTGCTGGGCGGACTCTTCCTCGGTGCTGTCGCCATCATTCCTTCTGCCGTGGAGCGTGCAACCAATGTGCAAACCTTCCAAGGCCTTGGAGCTACCTCGCTGCTGATCCTGGTGGGTGTTGCGATTGACACTGCCAAGCAAGTGCAGACCTATGTGATCTCTCAGCGCTACGAGGGAATGGTGCGCCAGTAA
- a CDS encoding adenylate kinase, with product MKQRLLFVGPPGAGKGTQAALLCEKHDLRHLSTGDLLRAEVAAGSDLGKEAEAVMNRGALVTDNLVLAIVKAQLSALNGQGWLMDGFPRNVAQAEALAPLLQELDQAIESVVLLELDDSVLIERMLGRGRADDNEVVIRNRLEVYKQQTAPLIDHYSKQNLLVRVQANGSVEAIAERIENVVA from the coding sequence ATGAAACAACGTCTTCTGTTTGTGGGCCCGCCCGGTGCCGGCAAGGGCACGCAAGCTGCCCTTCTCTGCGAAAAGCACGATCTTCGGCATCTGTCCACCGGCGATCTGCTCAGAGCTGAGGTGGCCGCAGGCAGTGACCTCGGCAAGGAAGCGGAAGCCGTAATGAACCGGGGTGCATTGGTTACGGACAACTTGGTGCTGGCCATCGTCAAGGCACAGCTCTCTGCTCTTAACGGCCAGGGCTGGCTGATGGATGGCTTTCCACGCAACGTGGCGCAGGCCGAGGCACTGGCGCCTCTGCTTCAGGAACTCGATCAAGCGATTGAGAGCGTTGTGTTGCTGGAGCTTGATGATTCCGTTCTGATCGAGCGAATGCTCGGCCGCGGTCGTGCTGACGACAACGAGGTGGTGATCCGCAACCGTCTTGAGGTCTACAAGCAGCAGACAGCTCCCCTGATCGATCACTACAGCAAGCAGAACCTGCTGGTCAGAGTGCAGGCCAACGGCAGTGTTGAAGCCATTGCTGAGCGAATCGAGAATGTTGTTGCTTGA
- the rpmJ gene encoding 50S ribosomal protein L36 encodes MKVRSSVKKISPDDQIVKRRGRIYVINKKRPRNKQRQG; translated from the coding sequence ATGAAGGTGCGTTCCTCGGTTAAAAAAATCAGCCCTGACGATCAAATCGTCAAGCGCAGAGGTCGCATCTACGTGATCAATAAGAAGCGCCCTCGCAACAAGCAACGCCAGGGCTGA
- the rpsM gene encoding 30S ribosomal protein S13: protein MARIAGVDIPRDKRIEVALTYIYGIGPTRAKTILSKTGVNPDIRVKDLEDGDVQKLRGATETFTIEGDLRRQEGMALKRLQDIGCVRGRRHRMSLPVRGQRTRTNARTRRGARKTVAGKKK, encoded by the coding sequence GTGGCACGGATTGCTGGTGTCGACATTCCCCGCGACAAGCGGATCGAAGTCGCCCTCACCTACATCTACGGAATTGGCCCGACCCGGGCCAAAACCATCCTTTCCAAGACTGGTGTCAATCCCGACATCAGAGTGAAGGATCTCGAGGACGGTGATGTGCAGAAACTGCGCGGTGCCACCGAGACCTTCACCATTGAGGGTGACCTGCGCAGGCAGGAGGGGATGGCCCTCAAGCGCCTCCAGGACATCGGCTGCGTGCGCGGTCGGCGCCATCGCATGAGCCTCCCGGTGCGCGGACAGCGAACCCGCACGAATGCGCGAACCCGTCGCGGAGCTCGCAAGACCGTGGCCGGCAAGAAGAAATAA
- the rpsK gene encoding 30S ribosomal protein S11 yields the protein MAKTVKKSGPKKAKRNVPNGVAHIQSTFNNTIVSITDTTGEVISWSSAGASGFKGARKGTPFAAQTAAEAAARRALEQGMRQIEVLVRGPGSGRETAIRALQVAGLEITLIRDVTPLPHNGCRRAKRRRV from the coding sequence ATGGCCAAAACAGTCAAGAAATCAGGTCCCAAGAAGGCCAAACGCAACGTTCCCAATGGCGTTGCCCATATCCAAAGCACCTTCAACAACACGATCGTCTCGATCACCGATACCACTGGAGAAGTCATCTCCTGGTCCTCGGCAGGTGCCAGCGGCTTCAAAGGTGCGCGCAAGGGCACCCCATTTGCAGCGCAGACCGCAGCCGAAGCAGCGGCCCGCAGAGCTCTTGAGCAGGGCATGCGCCAGATCGAAGTGCTTGTGCGTGGCCCCGGCTCAGGCCGTGAAACCGCGATCAGGGCTTTGCAGGTTGCTGGCCTAGAAATCACTTTGATCCGCGACGTCACTCCCCTGCCTCACAACGGCTGTCGCCGTGCCAAGCGTCGGCGCGTCTGA
- a CDS encoding DNA-directed RNA polymerase subunit alpha, protein MLQYQIDRIEHQIADDRSQTGVFLIGPLERGQATTLGNSLRRVLMGNLEGTAVTAVRIAGVNHEYATIPGVREDVLDILLNCKQITVNSRTNELEIGRLVIAGPATVKARDLQFSSQVQVVDGERVIATVSDGYSLELEVHVERGVGYRPVDRHNEDTSAIDLLQIDSVFMPVHRVNFTIDETAVAEGGSARERLRMEVVTDGSITPDDAIAQSANQLIELFQPLATVTMVEEVQAEPEPTAEAQIPLEELNLSVRAYNCLKRAQVNSVSDLMGFSYEDLLEIKNFGSKSADEVIEALERIGIQIPQSRTSV, encoded by the coding sequence GTGTTGCAATACCAGATCGACCGTATCGAGCACCAGATCGCTGACGATCGCTCCCAGACCGGTGTGTTTCTCATCGGCCCCCTCGAACGGGGCCAGGCCACAACCCTAGGCAATTCCCTGCGGCGTGTGCTCATGGGCAATCTTGAAGGCACCGCTGTCACAGCTGTCCGGATTGCCGGAGTCAACCACGAGTACGCGACCATCCCCGGAGTTCGGGAGGATGTGCTCGATATTCTGCTGAACTGCAAACAGATCACGGTCAACAGCCGCACCAACGAGCTTGAGATCGGTCGTCTTGTCATTGCTGGCCCTGCAACGGTGAAAGCCCGGGATCTGCAGTTCTCCTCCCAGGTCCAGGTCGTGGATGGTGAACGCGTGATCGCCACGGTGAGCGATGGCTACAGCCTCGAGCTCGAGGTTCATGTGGAGCGCGGTGTGGGCTATCGCCCCGTCGACCGTCACAACGAAGACACCAGCGCGATCGATCTTCTCCAGATCGATTCCGTGTTCATGCCCGTGCACAGGGTGAACTTCACCATTGACGAGACGGCAGTAGCTGAGGGTGGTTCCGCCCGAGAGCGCCTGCGCATGGAAGTGGTAACCGATGGTTCGATCACACCTGACGATGCCATCGCTCAGTCCGCGAACCAACTGATCGAGCTCTTCCAACCTCTCGCCACCGTCACCATGGTGGAAGAAGTTCAGGCAGAACCTGAGCCGACTGCCGAAGCTCAGATTCCTCTCGAAGAATTGAATCTGTCTGTGCGTGCCTACAACTGCCTGAAGCGCGCTCAGGTCAATTCCGTCTCCGATCTGATGGGCTTCAGCTACGAGGATCTACTGGAGATCAAGAACTTCGGTTCCAAGTCGGCTGATGAAGTGATTGAAGCGCTTGAAAGGATCGGCATTCAAATCCCCCAGAGCCGCACCAGCGTCTGA